One Echeneis naucrates chromosome 16, fEcheNa1.1, whole genome shotgun sequence DNA window includes the following coding sequences:
- the LOC115056798 gene encoding genetic suppressor element 1-like isoform X1 yields the protein MPLGALTAVKRITSLLCMNHEPNKSSSLGMISTATRTTATVSPLSPLTNGNAVAQSANSGFAAALRKLAKQAEDPRGSALSGEPSPVSSPATSHSSPVTTPKRGSLGPLLGQTRGHGVPSTPPVVTIAPTKTSNGLWRADGRQVEPGVQGLRERVGAENTQPPQDKRTPPVPSPHPLAHPFGLTPSSIMQDPRIQSLSLPGQMHPVIPSGAVPEEYLRALRPFATSDDLRLTSLPLSLDPAAVHAAAAAAYYHPAYLHHPLSLPRMEESLCLSGLPSQFYSVPAGGTFPPLHPSALHLHLPGGRYPGELNHTALAERLQMENELRQREREQEREREKEREREAELEREREREREEERERERERELDRQKEKQRERQQQMVRAVESHYLAGLQARRVPPEDRARPGERLTPNRLDKHKDSEHPAFPAPKPHLLQTGIHSSRGSIPHPVPSLVPSHLGKHHSSAAAAGGVHGAVAAAMMTQRVSEEAWLARQRGQGQEREGPLELGLRSPGKGRDPRRDIHRTNSVHHNPGNKDAPLSLGAPPPLISPKGSHHAPAAPTTLWNPASLVDTPTDARRKLNPPTPPNRPPPGLTRTDRPPLIWGDKLEEGDKRRGEGPEKYPSMRGNSLLESWNRAEQERAIQNLYHRHHYPQQRACVPPSISSSDLGGQCRDASLSPVRERQSQPNSMLVYDEVLQQHRRLLSKLDLEEKRRKEAREGGYYYDLDESYDESDEEEVKAHLRRVTEQPPLKLDTSSEKVDFLHVCGLTTLAHRDELLAQKRKKRRRIMRERSLSPLAVQGKRKASSPSTPPTPPTPLSTPYSAEQMDCSPELEEKKDFLLMLNLSHVSPQQRRDKERTEELLRAIQRKTVTLDTLRYNPVPPCSIPPAPAAGDSSSAPHQDTVSPSPSPPFSHKPKHLHNDTFKPSMDLQAARVPPPLASHYDKVEFMESQPNRKLHGLHNGIVVSPQKKEPNSEQNGRNRPWERFTPETFAQHFHQAVLKSTHNTLQNKGVSNCVPEPGMKAEQSLAHNISQLKNSNLNHGPQHPHINGYHVHSPAASRDTAAPRESLSDEDEEESGQEEEDEEMEEEAEEAPQKWKGIESIFGAYQEYVDEWSIERQVLHSQCKRLEAQNYNLTRTAEQLSLTMGELVTQRQKVREERERLQAQLEHFRRCLTLPNIHWGRGQFNGHTPR from the exons gTATGAACCATGAGCCcaataaatcatcatcattaggaATGATCTCCACGGCAACTCGCACCACGGCTACTGTCAGTCCCCTCAGCCCACTAACCAATGGGAACGCAGTTGCTCAATCTGCAAACTCGGGATTTGCTGCTGCTCTTCGTAAACTGGCCAAACAGGCTGAGGATCCCAGAG gttcGGCTCTCAGTGGTGAGCCGTCTCCAGTCTCTTCCCCGGCAACCAGCCACAGCTCACCAGTCACCACTCCAAAGCGTGGCTCTTTAGGGCCGCTTCTGGGTCAGACCAGGGGCCACGGTGTCCCCAGCACCCCTCCAGTAGTCACCATCGCCCCCACCAAGACCAGCAACGGCCTGTGGCGGGCTGACGGACGACAG GTTGAGCCTGGTGTTCAGGGACTCAGGGAGAGGGTGGGTGCTGAGAACACCCAGCCACCGCAGGATAAAAGGACTCCACCTGTTCCTTCACCTCACCCACTGGCTCACCCCTTTGGCCTCACCCCCAGCTCCATCATGCAAGATCCCAGAATACAGAGCCTTAG TTTGCCCGGACAAATGCATCCTGTAATTCCTTCAGGTGCCGTCCCAGAAGAGTACCTCCGGGCCCTCCGGCCTTTTGCCACCTCAGATGACCTCCGACTGACCTCTTTACCCCTGAGCCTTGACCCTGCTGCGGTccatgctgcagctgcagctgcttaCTATCATCCTGCCTACCTGCACCACCCTCTGTCCCTACCGAG GATGGAGGAGTCTCTGTGCCTTTCGGGGCTGCCGTCACAGTTCTACTCTGTGCCTGCAGGGGGCACCTTTCCTCCTCTACACCCTTCTGCCCTCCACTTACACCTGCCTGGAGGTCGCTACCCTGGAGAGCTGAACCACACGGCACTGGCTGAGAG GCTACAGATGGAGAATGAGCTCCgccagcgagagagagagcaagagcgtgaacgagagaaagaaagggagcgCGAGGCAGAGCTGGAAcgagagcgggagagagagagggaggaggagagggaaagagagcgggagagagagctggacagacagaaggagaagcagagggagagacagcagcagatggTCAGAGCGGTGGAGAGCCACTACCTGGCTGGGCTGCAGGCACGCAGGGTGCCACCGGAGGACAGGGCCAGGCCAGGGGAGAGGCTGACCCCAAACAGACTGG ATAAACACAAGGATTCAGAGCATCCAGCTTTCCCAGCACCAAAACCTCATCTGCTGCAGACTGGCATTCACTCCTCCAGGGGCTCTATCCCACACCCAGTGCCCAGCCTGGTGCCTTCTCACCTGGGGAAGCATcattcttctgctgctgctgcaggggggGTCCATGGAGCTGTGGCAGCTGCCATGATGACTCAAAGGGTCAGTGAGGAAGCCTGGTTAGCACGACAACGAGGACAGGGACAGGAGAGGGAGGGTCCACTGGAGCTGGGCCTTCGGTCACCAGGGAAAGGGAGGGATCCAAGGAGAGACATTCACAG AACCAATTCAGTCCATCACAACCCAGGAAACAAAGATGCACCTCTGAGCCTGGGAGCCCCACCTCCTCTTATCTCCCCTAAAGGTTCTCATCATGCTCCCGCTGCTCCAACTACACTGTGGAACCCAGCATCCCTTGTTGACACACCTACAGATGCCCGCAGAAAACTCAACCCTCCTACACCGCCAAATCGGCCACCTCCAGGACTTACAAGAACTGACAGACCCCCTCTGATCTGGGGGGATAAGCTGGAAGAAGGGGAcaagaggaggggagaaggcCCAGAAAAGTACCCCTCAATGAGGGGAAATAGTTTACTGGAGTCCTGGAACAGGGCCGAGCAGGAGAGAGCCATCCAGAATCTCTACCACCGTCATCACTATCCCCAGCAGAGAGCCTGTGTGCCTCCGTCCATCTCCAGCTCTGACCTGGGGGGGCAATGTCGGGATGCTTCATTGTCCCCAGTGAGGGAGCGGCAGAGCCAGCCAAACAGCATGCTGGTGTATGATGAGGTTCTCCAGCAGCACCGTCGACTGCTCAGTAAGCTGGAcctggaagagaagagaaggaaggaggcCAGAGAGGGAG GTTATtactatgacctggatgagtCATACGATGagagtgatgaggaggaagtgaaagCCCATTTGAGGAGAGTGACAGAACAGCCACCACTCAAGCTGGATACGTCCTCTGAG AAAGTGGATTTTCTACATGTGTGTGGTTTGACTACGCTGGCCCATCGTGATGAGCTTCTGgcacagaagaggaagaagaggaggaggataatgCGAGAGCGAAGCCTCTCTCCACTGGCGGTGCAGGGCAAAAGAAAGGCCTCTTCACCTTCAACACCTCCAACACCTCCAACTCCCCTAAGTACCCCTTACTCTGCCGAGCAGATGGACTGCAGCCCCGaactggaagagaaaaaagactTCCTGCTTATGCTCAACCTTTCCCATGTCAGcccacagcagaggagag ataaagagaggacagaggagctgctgagggCCATTCAGAGAAAGACTGTGACATTAGACACGCTCAGATATAATCCTGTACCTCCATGTAGcattcctcctgctcctgcagctG GTGACTCCTCCTCAGCACCTCATCAGGACACAGTCTCTCCCAGCCCTTCACCTCCGTTTTCTCATAAACCAAAGCACCTCCATAATGACACATTCAAACCCTCCATGGATTTGCAGGCAGCCCGCGTTCCTCCACCTTTGGCCTCTCATTATGACAAGGTTGAGTTCATGGAGTCTCAGCCAAACAGGAAGCTCCATGGCCTACATAACGGCATTGTTGTATCACCTCAGAAAAAGGAACCTAATTCGGAGCAGAACGGAAGGAATCGGCCCTGGGAGAGATTTACACCTGAGACTTTTGCTCAGCATTTCCACCAGGCTGTGCTGAAGTCCACTCACAACACCCTGCAGAACAAAG GAGTCTCAAATTGTGTCCCTGAACCTGGCATGAAGGCTGAGCAGTCTTTGGCTCATAACATCTCTCAACTGAAAAATTCAAATCTTAACCATGGCCCTCAGCATCCACACATCAACGGCTATCACGTCCATTCTCCTGCAGCCAGTCGGGACACTGCAGCACCGCGGGAAAGCCTGTCTGATGAGGACGAGGAGGAATctggacaggaggaggaggatgaggagatggaggaggaagcagaagagGCTCCACAGAAGTGGAAGGGCATTGAATCTATCTTTGGGGCTTACCAGGAGTACGTGGATG AGTGGAGTATAGAGAGACAGGTTCTTCACAGTCAGTGTAAAAGACTCGAGGCACAGAACTATAATCTGACCAGGACTGCTGAGCAGCTCTCTCTCACTATGGGG GAGCTGGTGACTCAGAGgcagaaagtgagagaggaaagagagagactgcaGGCCCAGCTCGAGCACTTCAGGAGGTGTTTAACACTACCTAACATTCACTGGGGTCGGGGGCAATTTAACGGTCACACACCAAGGTGA
- the LOC115056798 gene encoding genetic suppressor element 1-like isoform X3 produces MNHEPNKSSSLGMISTATRTTATVSPLSPLTNGNAVAQSANSGFAAALRKLAKQAEDPRGSALSGEPSPVSSPATSHSSPVTTPKRGSLGPLLGQTRGHGVPSTPPVVTIAPTKTSNGLWRADGRQVEPGVQGLRERVGAENTQPPQDKRTPPVPSPHPLAHPFGLTPSSIMQDPRIQSLSLPGQMHPVIPSGAVPEEYLRALRPFATSDDLRLTSLPLSLDPAAVHAAAAAAYYHPAYLHHPLSLPRMEESLCLSGLPSQFYSVPAGGTFPPLHPSALHLHLPGGRYPGELNHTALAERLQMENELRQREREQEREREKEREREAELEREREREREEERERERERELDRQKEKQRERQQQMVRAVESHYLAGLQARRVPPEDRARPGERLTPNRLDKHKDSEHPAFPAPKPHLLQTGIHSSRGSIPHPVPSLVPSHLGKHHSSAAAAGGVHGAVAAAMMTQRVSEEAWLARQRGQGQEREGPLELGLRSPGKGRDPRRDIHRTNSVHHNPGNKDAPLSLGAPPPLISPKGSHHAPAAPTTLWNPASLVDTPTDARRKLNPPTPPNRPPPGLTRTDRPPLIWGDKLEEGDKRRGEGPEKYPSMRGNSLLESWNRAEQERAIQNLYHRHHYPQQRACVPPSISSSDLGGQCRDASLSPVRERQSQPNSMLVYDEVLQQHRRLLSKLDLEEKRRKEAREGGYYYDLDESYDESDEEEVKAHLRRVTEQPPLKLDTSSEKVDFLHVCGLTTLAHRDELLAQKRKKRRRIMRERSLSPLAVQGKRKASSPSTPPTPPTPLSTPYSAEQMDCSPELEEKKDFLLMLNLSHVSPQQRRDKERTEELLRAIQRKTVTLDTLRYNPVPPCSIPPAPAAGDSSSAPHQDTVSPSPSPPFSHKPKHLHNDTFKPSMDLQAARVPPPLASHYDKVEFMESQPNRKLHGLHNGIVVSPQKKEPNSEQNGRNRPWERFTPETFAQHFHQAVLKSTHNTLQNKGVSNCVPEPGMKAEQSLAHNISQLKNSNLNHGPQHPHINGYHVHSPAASRDTAAPRESLSDEDEEESGQEEEDEEMEEEAEEAPQKWKGIESIFGAYQEYVDEWSIERQVLHSQCKRLEAQNYNLTRTAEQLSLTMGELVTQRQKVREERERLQAQLEHFRRCLTLPNIHWGRGQFNGHTPR; encoded by the exons ATGAACCATGAGCCcaataaatcatcatcattaggaATGATCTCCACGGCAACTCGCACCACGGCTACTGTCAGTCCCCTCAGCCCACTAACCAATGGGAACGCAGTTGCTCAATCTGCAAACTCGGGATTTGCTGCTGCTCTTCGTAAACTGGCCAAACAGGCTGAGGATCCCAGAG gttcGGCTCTCAGTGGTGAGCCGTCTCCAGTCTCTTCCCCGGCAACCAGCCACAGCTCACCAGTCACCACTCCAAAGCGTGGCTCTTTAGGGCCGCTTCTGGGTCAGACCAGGGGCCACGGTGTCCCCAGCACCCCTCCAGTAGTCACCATCGCCCCCACCAAGACCAGCAACGGCCTGTGGCGGGCTGACGGACGACAG GTTGAGCCTGGTGTTCAGGGACTCAGGGAGAGGGTGGGTGCTGAGAACACCCAGCCACCGCAGGATAAAAGGACTCCACCTGTTCCTTCACCTCACCCACTGGCTCACCCCTTTGGCCTCACCCCCAGCTCCATCATGCAAGATCCCAGAATACAGAGCCTTAG TTTGCCCGGACAAATGCATCCTGTAATTCCTTCAGGTGCCGTCCCAGAAGAGTACCTCCGGGCCCTCCGGCCTTTTGCCACCTCAGATGACCTCCGACTGACCTCTTTACCCCTGAGCCTTGACCCTGCTGCGGTccatgctgcagctgcagctgcttaCTATCATCCTGCCTACCTGCACCACCCTCTGTCCCTACCGAG GATGGAGGAGTCTCTGTGCCTTTCGGGGCTGCCGTCACAGTTCTACTCTGTGCCTGCAGGGGGCACCTTTCCTCCTCTACACCCTTCTGCCCTCCACTTACACCTGCCTGGAGGTCGCTACCCTGGAGAGCTGAACCACACGGCACTGGCTGAGAG GCTACAGATGGAGAATGAGCTCCgccagcgagagagagagcaagagcgtgaacgagagaaagaaagggagcgCGAGGCAGAGCTGGAAcgagagcgggagagagagagggaggaggagagggaaagagagcgggagagagagctggacagacagaaggagaagcagagggagagacagcagcagatggTCAGAGCGGTGGAGAGCCACTACCTGGCTGGGCTGCAGGCACGCAGGGTGCCACCGGAGGACAGGGCCAGGCCAGGGGAGAGGCTGACCCCAAACAGACTGG ATAAACACAAGGATTCAGAGCATCCAGCTTTCCCAGCACCAAAACCTCATCTGCTGCAGACTGGCATTCACTCCTCCAGGGGCTCTATCCCACACCCAGTGCCCAGCCTGGTGCCTTCTCACCTGGGGAAGCATcattcttctgctgctgctgcaggggggGTCCATGGAGCTGTGGCAGCTGCCATGATGACTCAAAGGGTCAGTGAGGAAGCCTGGTTAGCACGACAACGAGGACAGGGACAGGAGAGGGAGGGTCCACTGGAGCTGGGCCTTCGGTCACCAGGGAAAGGGAGGGATCCAAGGAGAGACATTCACAG AACCAATTCAGTCCATCACAACCCAGGAAACAAAGATGCACCTCTGAGCCTGGGAGCCCCACCTCCTCTTATCTCCCCTAAAGGTTCTCATCATGCTCCCGCTGCTCCAACTACACTGTGGAACCCAGCATCCCTTGTTGACACACCTACAGATGCCCGCAGAAAACTCAACCCTCCTACACCGCCAAATCGGCCACCTCCAGGACTTACAAGAACTGACAGACCCCCTCTGATCTGGGGGGATAAGCTGGAAGAAGGGGAcaagaggaggggagaaggcCCAGAAAAGTACCCCTCAATGAGGGGAAATAGTTTACTGGAGTCCTGGAACAGGGCCGAGCAGGAGAGAGCCATCCAGAATCTCTACCACCGTCATCACTATCCCCAGCAGAGAGCCTGTGTGCCTCCGTCCATCTCCAGCTCTGACCTGGGGGGGCAATGTCGGGATGCTTCATTGTCCCCAGTGAGGGAGCGGCAGAGCCAGCCAAACAGCATGCTGGTGTATGATGAGGTTCTCCAGCAGCACCGTCGACTGCTCAGTAAGCTGGAcctggaagagaagagaaggaaggaggcCAGAGAGGGAG GTTATtactatgacctggatgagtCATACGATGagagtgatgaggaggaagtgaaagCCCATTTGAGGAGAGTGACAGAACAGCCACCACTCAAGCTGGATACGTCCTCTGAG AAAGTGGATTTTCTACATGTGTGTGGTTTGACTACGCTGGCCCATCGTGATGAGCTTCTGgcacagaagaggaagaagaggaggaggataatgCGAGAGCGAAGCCTCTCTCCACTGGCGGTGCAGGGCAAAAGAAAGGCCTCTTCACCTTCAACACCTCCAACACCTCCAACTCCCCTAAGTACCCCTTACTCTGCCGAGCAGATGGACTGCAGCCCCGaactggaagagaaaaaagactTCCTGCTTATGCTCAACCTTTCCCATGTCAGcccacagcagaggagag ataaagagaggacagaggagctgctgagggCCATTCAGAGAAAGACTGTGACATTAGACACGCTCAGATATAATCCTGTACCTCCATGTAGcattcctcctgctcctgcagctG GTGACTCCTCCTCAGCACCTCATCAGGACACAGTCTCTCCCAGCCCTTCACCTCCGTTTTCTCATAAACCAAAGCACCTCCATAATGACACATTCAAACCCTCCATGGATTTGCAGGCAGCCCGCGTTCCTCCACCTTTGGCCTCTCATTATGACAAGGTTGAGTTCATGGAGTCTCAGCCAAACAGGAAGCTCCATGGCCTACATAACGGCATTGTTGTATCACCTCAGAAAAAGGAACCTAATTCGGAGCAGAACGGAAGGAATCGGCCCTGGGAGAGATTTACACCTGAGACTTTTGCTCAGCATTTCCACCAGGCTGTGCTGAAGTCCACTCACAACACCCTGCAGAACAAAG GAGTCTCAAATTGTGTCCCTGAACCTGGCATGAAGGCTGAGCAGTCTTTGGCTCATAACATCTCTCAACTGAAAAATTCAAATCTTAACCATGGCCCTCAGCATCCACACATCAACGGCTATCACGTCCATTCTCCTGCAGCCAGTCGGGACACTGCAGCACCGCGGGAAAGCCTGTCTGATGAGGACGAGGAGGAATctggacaggaggaggaggatgaggagatggaggaggaagcagaagagGCTCCACAGAAGTGGAAGGGCATTGAATCTATCTTTGGGGCTTACCAGGAGTACGTGGATG AGTGGAGTATAGAGAGACAGGTTCTTCACAGTCAGTGTAAAAGACTCGAGGCACAGAACTATAATCTGACCAGGACTGCTGAGCAGCTCTCTCTCACTATGGGG GAGCTGGTGACTCAGAGgcagaaagtgagagaggaaagagagagactgcaGGCCCAGCTCGAGCACTTCAGGAGGTGTTTAACACTACCTAACATTCACTGGGGTCGGGGGCAATTTAACGGTCACACACCAAGGTGA
- the LOC115056798 gene encoding genetic suppressor element 1-like isoform X2, whose product MYGLKTPHFYLPGMNHEPNKSSSLGMISTATRTTATVSPLSPLTNGNAVAQSANSGFAAALRKLAKQAEDPRGSALSGEPSPVSSPATSHSSPVTTPKRGSLGPLLGQTRGHGVPSTPPVVTIAPTKTSNGLWRADGRQVEPGVQGLRERVGAENTQPPQDKRTPPVPSPHPLAHPFGLTPSSIMQDPRIQSLSLPGQMHPVIPSGAVPEEYLRALRPFATSDDLRLTSLPLSLDPAAVHAAAAAAYYHPAYLHHPLSLPRMEESLCLSGLPSQFYSVPAGGTFPPLHPSALHLHLPGGRYPGELNHTALAERLQMENELRQREREQEREREKEREREAELEREREREREEERERERERELDRQKEKQRERQQQMVRAVESHYLAGLQARRVPPEDRARPGERLTPNRLDKHKDSEHPAFPAPKPHLLQTGIHSSRGSIPHPVPSLVPSHLGKHHSSAAAAGGVHGAVAAAMMTQRVSEEAWLARQRGQGQEREGPLELGLRSPGKGRDPRRDIHRTNSVHHNPGNKDAPLSLGAPPPLISPKGSHHAPAAPTTLWNPASLVDTPTDARRKLNPPTPPNRPPPGLTRTDRPPLIWGDKLEEGDKRRGEGPEKYPSMRGNSLLESWNRAEQERAIQNLYHRHHYPQQRACVPPSISSSDLGGQCRDASLSPVRERQSQPNSMLVYDEVLQQHRRLLSKLDLEEKRRKEAREGGYYYDLDESYDESDEEEVKAHLRRVTEQPPLKLDTSSEKVDFLHVCGLTTLAHRDELLAQKRKKRRRIMRERSLSPLAVQGKRKASSPSTPPTPPTPLSTPYSAEQMDCSPELEEKKDFLLMLNLSHVSPQQRRDKERTEELLRAIQRKTVTLDTLRYNPVPPCSIPPAPAAGDSSSAPHQDTVSPSPSPPFSHKPKHLHNDTFKPSMDLQAARVPPPLASHYDKVEFMESQPNRKLHGLHNGIVVSPQKKEPNSEQNGRNRPWERFTPETFAQHFHQAVLKSTHNTLQNKGVSNCVPEPGMKAEQSLAHNISQLKNSNLNHGPQHPHINGYHVHSPAASRDTAAPRESLSDEDEEESGQEEEDEEMEEEAEEAPQKWKGIESIFGAYQEYVDEWSIERQVLHSQCKRLEAQNYNLTRTAEQLSLTMGELVTQRQKVREERERLQAQLEHFRRCLTLPNIHWGRGQFNGHTPR is encoded by the exons gTATGAACCATGAGCCcaataaatcatcatcattaggaATGATCTCCACGGCAACTCGCACCACGGCTACTGTCAGTCCCCTCAGCCCACTAACCAATGGGAACGCAGTTGCTCAATCTGCAAACTCGGGATTTGCTGCTGCTCTTCGTAAACTGGCCAAACAGGCTGAGGATCCCAGAG gttcGGCTCTCAGTGGTGAGCCGTCTCCAGTCTCTTCCCCGGCAACCAGCCACAGCTCACCAGTCACCACTCCAAAGCGTGGCTCTTTAGGGCCGCTTCTGGGTCAGACCAGGGGCCACGGTGTCCCCAGCACCCCTCCAGTAGTCACCATCGCCCCCACCAAGACCAGCAACGGCCTGTGGCGGGCTGACGGACGACAG GTTGAGCCTGGTGTTCAGGGACTCAGGGAGAGGGTGGGTGCTGAGAACACCCAGCCACCGCAGGATAAAAGGACTCCACCTGTTCCTTCACCTCACCCACTGGCTCACCCCTTTGGCCTCACCCCCAGCTCCATCATGCAAGATCCCAGAATACAGAGCCTTAG TTTGCCCGGACAAATGCATCCTGTAATTCCTTCAGGTGCCGTCCCAGAAGAGTACCTCCGGGCCCTCCGGCCTTTTGCCACCTCAGATGACCTCCGACTGACCTCTTTACCCCTGAGCCTTGACCCTGCTGCGGTccatgctgcagctgcagctgcttaCTATCATCCTGCCTACCTGCACCACCCTCTGTCCCTACCGAG GATGGAGGAGTCTCTGTGCCTTTCGGGGCTGCCGTCACAGTTCTACTCTGTGCCTGCAGGGGGCACCTTTCCTCCTCTACACCCTTCTGCCCTCCACTTACACCTGCCTGGAGGTCGCTACCCTGGAGAGCTGAACCACACGGCACTGGCTGAGAG GCTACAGATGGAGAATGAGCTCCgccagcgagagagagagcaagagcgtgaacgagagaaagaaagggagcgCGAGGCAGAGCTGGAAcgagagcgggagagagagagggaggaggagagggaaagagagcgggagagagagctggacagacagaaggagaagcagagggagagacagcagcagatggTCAGAGCGGTGGAGAGCCACTACCTGGCTGGGCTGCAGGCACGCAGGGTGCCACCGGAGGACAGGGCCAGGCCAGGGGAGAGGCTGACCCCAAACAGACTGG ATAAACACAAGGATTCAGAGCATCCAGCTTTCCCAGCACCAAAACCTCATCTGCTGCAGACTGGCATTCACTCCTCCAGGGGCTCTATCCCACACCCAGTGCCCAGCCTGGTGCCTTCTCACCTGGGGAAGCATcattcttctgctgctgctgcaggggggGTCCATGGAGCTGTGGCAGCTGCCATGATGACTCAAAGGGTCAGTGAGGAAGCCTGGTTAGCACGACAACGAGGACAGGGACAGGAGAGGGAGGGTCCACTGGAGCTGGGCCTTCGGTCACCAGGGAAAGGGAGGGATCCAAGGAGAGACATTCACAG AACCAATTCAGTCCATCACAACCCAGGAAACAAAGATGCACCTCTGAGCCTGGGAGCCCCACCTCCTCTTATCTCCCCTAAAGGTTCTCATCATGCTCCCGCTGCTCCAACTACACTGTGGAACCCAGCATCCCTTGTTGACACACCTACAGATGCCCGCAGAAAACTCAACCCTCCTACACCGCCAAATCGGCCACCTCCAGGACTTACAAGAACTGACAGACCCCCTCTGATCTGGGGGGATAAGCTGGAAGAAGGGGAcaagaggaggggagaaggcCCAGAAAAGTACCCCTCAATGAGGGGAAATAGTTTACTGGAGTCCTGGAACAGGGCCGAGCAGGAGAGAGCCATCCAGAATCTCTACCACCGTCATCACTATCCCCAGCAGAGAGCCTGTGTGCCTCCGTCCATCTCCAGCTCTGACCTGGGGGGGCAATGTCGGGATGCTTCATTGTCCCCAGTGAGGGAGCGGCAGAGCCAGCCAAACAGCATGCTGGTGTATGATGAGGTTCTCCAGCAGCACCGTCGACTGCTCAGTAAGCTGGAcctggaagagaagagaaggaaggaggcCAGAGAGGGAG GTTATtactatgacctggatgagtCATACGATGagagtgatgaggaggaagtgaaagCCCATTTGAGGAGAGTGACAGAACAGCCACCACTCAAGCTGGATACGTCCTCTGAG AAAGTGGATTTTCTACATGTGTGTGGTTTGACTACGCTGGCCCATCGTGATGAGCTTCTGgcacagaagaggaagaagaggaggaggataatgCGAGAGCGAAGCCTCTCTCCACTGGCGGTGCAGGGCAAAAGAAAGGCCTCTTCACCTTCAACACCTCCAACACCTCCAACTCCCCTAAGTACCCCTTACTCTGCCGAGCAGATGGACTGCAGCCCCGaactggaagagaaaaaagactTCCTGCTTATGCTCAACCTTTCCCATGTCAGcccacagcagaggagag ataaagagaggacagaggagctgctgagggCCATTCAGAGAAAGACTGTGACATTAGACACGCTCAGATATAATCCTGTACCTCCATGTAGcattcctcctgctcctgcagctG GTGACTCCTCCTCAGCACCTCATCAGGACACAGTCTCTCCCAGCCCTTCACCTCCGTTTTCTCATAAACCAAAGCACCTCCATAATGACACATTCAAACCCTCCATGGATTTGCAGGCAGCCCGCGTTCCTCCACCTTTGGCCTCTCATTATGACAAGGTTGAGTTCATGGAGTCTCAGCCAAACAGGAAGCTCCATGGCCTACATAACGGCATTGTTGTATCACCTCAGAAAAAGGAACCTAATTCGGAGCAGAACGGAAGGAATCGGCCCTGGGAGAGATTTACACCTGAGACTTTTGCTCAGCATTTCCACCAGGCTGTGCTGAAGTCCACTCACAACACCCTGCAGAACAAAG GAGTCTCAAATTGTGTCCCTGAACCTGGCATGAAGGCTGAGCAGTCTTTGGCTCATAACATCTCTCAACTGAAAAATTCAAATCTTAACCATGGCCCTCAGCATCCACACATCAACGGCTATCACGTCCATTCTCCTGCAGCCAGTCGGGACACTGCAGCACCGCGGGAAAGCCTGTCTGATGAGGACGAGGAGGAATctggacaggaggaggaggatgaggagatggaggaggaagcagaagagGCTCCACAGAAGTGGAAGGGCATTGAATCTATCTTTGGGGCTTACCAGGAGTACGTGGATG AGTGGAGTATAGAGAGACAGGTTCTTCACAGTCAGTGTAAAAGACTCGAGGCACAGAACTATAATCTGACCAGGACTGCTGAGCAGCTCTCTCTCACTATGGGG GAGCTGGTGACTCAGAGgcagaaagtgagagaggaaagagagagactgcaGGCCCAGCTCGAGCACTTCAGGAGGTGTTTAACACTACCTAACATTCACTGGGGTCGGGGGCAATTTAACGGTCACACACCAAGGTGA